The Salvelinus fontinalis isolate EN_2023a chromosome 7, ASM2944872v1, whole genome shotgun sequence genomic sequence agaggtggtgggggcgaggggggagcgagaggtggtgggggcgaggggggagagagagggggtgggggcgaggggggagagagaggtggtgggggcgaggggggagagagaggtggtgggggcgaggggggagcgagaggtggtgggggcgaggggggagcgagagggggTGGGGGCGAGGGGGTGGGGgcgaggggggagcgagaggtggtgggggcgaggggggagcgagagggggtgggggcgaggggggagcgagagggggtgggggcgaggggggagcgagaggtggtgggggcgaggggggagcgagagggggtgggggcgaggggggagcgagagggggtgggggcgaggggggagcgagagggggtgggggcgaggggggagagagagggggtgggggcgaggggggagagagagggggtgggggcgaggggggagagagaggtggtgggggcgaggggggagagagaggtggtgggggcgaggggggagcgagaggtggtgggggcgaggggggagcgagagggggtgggggcgaggggggagcgagagggggTGGGGGCGAGGGGGGGAGCGAGAGGGGGTGGGGCGAGGGGGGGAGCGAGAGGGGGTGGGGGCGAGgggggagcgaggggggagagagagggggtgggggcgaggggggagagagaggtggtgggggcgagggggggagagaggtggtggggcgaggggggagagagaggtggtgggggcgaggggggagagagaggtggtgggggcgaggggggagagagaggcggtgggggcgaggggggagcgagaggCGGTGGGGCTGAGGGGGGAGCGAGAGGCGGTGGGGCTGAGGGGGGAGCGAGAGGCGGTGGGGCTGAGGGGGGAGCGAGAGGCGGTGGGGCTGAGGGGGGAGCGAGAGGCGGTGGGGCTGAGGGGGGAGCGAGAGGCGGTGGGGCTGAGGGGGGAGCGAGAGGCGGTGGGGCTGAGGGGGGAGCGAGAGGCGGTGGGGCTGAGGGGGGAGCGAGAGGCGGTGGGGCtgaggggggagcgagagggggtgggggcgaggggggagcgagagggggtgggggcgaggggggagagagagggggtgggggcgaggggggagagagagggggtgggggcgaggggggagagagaggtggtgggggcgaggggggagagagaggtggtgggggcgaggggggagcgagaggCGGTGGGGCTGAGGGGGGAGCGAGAGGCGGTGGGGCTGAGGGGGGAGCGAGAGGCGGTGGGGCTGAGGGGGGAGCGAGAGGCGGTGGGGCTGAGGGGGGAGCGAGAGGCGGTGGGGCTGAGGGGGGAGCGAGAGGCGGTGGGGCTGAGGGGGGAGCGAGAGGCGGTGGGGCTGAGGGGGGAGCGAGAGGCGGTGGGGCTGAGGGGGGGAGCGAGAGGCGGTGGGGCTGAGGGGGGAGCGAGAGGCGGTGGGGCTGAGGGGGGAGCGAGAGGCGGTGGGGCTGAGGGGGGAGCGAGAGGCGGTGGGGCTGAGGGGGGAGCGAGAGGCGGTGGGGCTGAGGGGGGAGCGAGAGGCGGTGGGGCtgaggggggagcgagagggggtgggggcgaggggggagcgagagggggtgggggcgagggggggagcgagagggggtgggggcgaggggggagcgagagggggtgggggctgaggggggagcGAGAGGCGGTGGGGCTGAGGGGGGATTCGAGAGGCGGTGGGGCTGAGGGGGGAGCGAGAGGCGGTGGGGCTGAGGGGGGAGCGAGAGGCGGGGGGGTGAGCGAGAGGCGGGGGGGTGAGGGGGGAGCGAGAGGCGGGGGGTTGAGGGGGCGAGAGGCAGATCTTGCTGTGGTGTCCAGCTGTGGTGAAGGGTAGCCTGAGGATGTTAGGGGTGAGTAGGTTATTAGTGAAATGTGACTGGGGCTTTTCCCAGcaaagagagtcagagagacggCTAGTTACAACTGGGTGTTGCTGGCACCCTGCCTATACTGTAGTACCCTGGGAGAGGCTGGCACCCTGCCTCTACTGTAGCACCCTGGGAGAGGCTGGTACCCTGCCTCTACTGTAGCACCCTGGGAGAGGCTGGTACCCTGCCTCTACTGTAGCACCCTGGGAGAGGCTGGCACCCTGCCTCTACTGTAGCACCCTGGGAGAGGCTGGCACCCTGCCTCTACTGTAGCACCCTGGGAGAGGCTGGCACCCTGCCTCTACTGTAGCACCCTGGGAGAGGCTGGCACCCTGTCTCTACTGTAGCACCCTGGGAGAGGCTGGCACCCTGCCTCTACTGTAGCACCCTGGGAGAGGCTGGCACCCTGCCTCTACTGTAGCACCCTGGGAGAGGCTGGCACCCTGCCTCTACTGTAGCACCCTGGGAGAGGCTGGCACCCTGCCTCTACTGTAGCACCCTGGGAGAGGCTGGCACCCTGCCTCTACTGTAGCACCCTGGGAGAGGCTGGCACCCTGGGAGAGGCTGGCACCCTGCCTCTACTGTAGCACCCTGGGAGAGGCTGGCACCTAGCAcgacatatgattatgttagttcagacccaagtcaaaaaaacacacagccattttccagccaaagatgggagtcacaaaaagcagaaatatagatcaaattaatcactaacctttgatgatcttcatcagatatcactcataggacatcatgttacacaatacatgtatgttttgttcggtaatgttcatatttatatttacattggcacgttacgtgcagtaatgtttttattccaaaacatccggtgatcttGCAGCCACAGAAATCCCAGAAATCCTCATAATAAACATGGATAAaagatacaaatcaaatcaagtttattttatatagcccttcgtacatcagctaatatctcgaagtgctgtacagaaacccagcctaaaacccaaaacagctagtaatgcaggtgtagaagcacgtctATCTTtaattcacagaattaaagatagaattaaagatagacttctccttaatTCAACCATTGTGTCAGTTTACtcaaaaagcataatctgagtacggcgctcagagcccaatccagccaaagaaatttccgccatgttggagtcaacagaagttagaaataacatgataaatattcacttacctttgatgatcatcagaatgcactcccaggaatcccagttcgacaataaattactgatttgttccataaagttcatCATTAATGTCCAAATAGCCACTGGTTGTTagcgtgttcagcccagtaatccatcttcatgagcactaggtccagacaaaaactcaaagttccgttacaggtcatGGAAATAtatcaaacgatgtatggaattaatctttaggatgtttttaacataaatcatcaataatgttccaaccggagaattccattgtctcaggcgtcacgagcctgagacactctgccagaccactgactcattcagctcccattcccccctcctttatagcagaagcctgaaacaagtttctaaagacggttgacatctagtggaagccttaggaagtgcaacttaaccccatagacactgtacatttacatttaagtcatttagcagacgctcttacccagagcgacttacaaattggtaggccaagctttgaaaaactacaaacctcagatttcccacttcctggttggatttttctcaggttttcgcctgccatatgagttctgttatactcacagacatcattaaaacagttttagaaacttcagagtgtttttatacaatactaataatatgcatatattagcatctgagacagagtagcaggcagtttactctgggcacgcatttcatgtaaaagtgaaaatgctgccccctatcccaaacaggttttaagtttgctgatgacacgacgatggtaggcctgatcaccgacaaagaTTAGACCGactatatggaggaggtcagagacctgaccgtgtggtgccattcatcaacctctccctcaatgttagcaagacaaaggagctgattgtggactacagggccGAACAcaacccattcacatcgacaagGCTGTAGTGGAGTGTGTCGAGAACttcttcaagttcctcggtgtccacatcactaaggatctctcattgtccacacacacaccaacatagtcgtgaagagggcacaacaatgaCTCTTCCCCCCCGCAGAAGGcttaaaagatttgtcatgggctctcagatcctcaaacaagtctacagctgcaatcatctctataccaggcggtgtcaaaggaagggcCCAGAAAATGTCAGACTCAAGTCTTAGACTGAAAGAAATATAAGAAATGTGAAATAATATATACTTTCACTTTTGATTCTTAAGTATATTTGGGAAATTCCATTTATTGTTGATATTTaactatatttaaaaccaaatacttttagacttttactcaagtaatattttactgggtgactttcacttttacttttagttgttttctattaaggtatctttacttttactcaagtatggcaaCTGGGTAGTTTTTACTCCACTGCTGGCGATGATGGTAGTAGGTACGTACTACTGTGTTCATGTGTGGCTCACCTGGTAGAGTATGGTGTTTGTGTCCCGCTTGGGCCAcccatgactaagtcgctttggataaaagtgtctgcttaaATTACatatattatttattattgtattagctatatcacacacacacaagtttcaCCTTTTTTATAATATCTCATGGTGCTCCCTGTCCTAACAGACCATAATATAACTGTCGGAATACCCTCTCAGTAACCATGACAACCTGGTGTTTCCCAACAGGCATCGGGAAGGTGAAGCGGAAAACGGGAATGCGTGACACGGCCTCGAACGCCGACGCCGACACGTGCTCCGACAACGGCGAGCGCCTGTACGACCTCAACCTGCCGGCGCTCGTCAAGTTCAGCTACGCCGCCGAGCGCGAGGACGAGCTCTCGTTGGTCAAGGGTACACGCGTCATCGTCATGGAGAAGTGTAGCGATGGCTGGTGGCGTGGGGGGTACCAGGGACGTTCTGGATGGTTCCCTTCCAACTACGTGACGGAGGACGCCGACGGGACAGCGGGGGGAGGAGGGGGCGACAGTTTAGGGGACCCGGTAGGGTCACTGACTGAGAAACTAGCAGCGGTGGTTCACAGTGCGTCTAACGGGAACCGGAGACTCCACACGGTGCAGGCGTTGTACCCGTTCAGCTCGGGGAACGAGGAGGAGCTGAACTTTGAGAAGGGAGAGGTGATGGAGGTGGTGGAGAAACCAGACAACGACCCTGAGTGGTGGAAATGCCGTAAAGCAGACGGACAGCTGGGACTAGTGCCTAAAAACTACGTCAATGTGCTGCCTCCCCAGCAGGACTCCACTACCCAGAATGCCTCACCGGGCCCCGCGGGGCCGCCCACGCCTGACTGTGACTACATCTCTCCGGCCACGGTGGGGCGGTTTGCGGGGAAGCCGTGGTACTATGGCAAGGTGACGCGTCATCAGGCAGAGGTGGCTCTAAACCAGAGAGGAGCGGAGGGAGACTTCCTCATCAGAGACTCCGAGTCATCGGTGAGTCCTGACCTTCAAAAATAGCCCAGGGTTTTAGACGTTTATAAGCTAGGGAGACTTCCTCATCAGAGACTCCGAGTCATCGGTGAGTCCTGACCTTCATATATAGCCCAGGGTTTTAGACGTTTATAAGCTAGGGAGACTTCCTCATCAGAGACTCCGAGTCATCGGTGAGTCCTGACCTTCATATATAGCCCAGGGTTTTAGACGTTTATAAGCTAGGGAGACTTACTCATCAGAGACTAGGTCATCGGTGTGTACCTACATCCCAAACTCTGATATGGACTTCCGCAAGTCCACGGACACATCTTTAGCTGGGACTATTTGATATCTATTTCTACACTTTATTACAGCCACCATAGCCTAGCCTGGTTGCCAGTctgttttctgctcttttgccaaCTCATTATACTGGTGTGCCAATTGGCTTGACCGTGGCGTAggcaaaagcacaaacagatctgggaccaggctggagagatcagatctgggaccaggctggagagatcagatctgggaccaggctggagagatcagatctgggaccaggctggagagatcagatctgggaccaggctggagagatcagatctgggaccaggctggagagatcagatctgggaccaggctggagagatcagatctgggaccaggctggagagatcagatctgggaccaggctggagagatcagatctgggaccaggctggtgagatcagatctgggaccaggctggagagatcagatctgggaccaggctggagagatcagatctgggaccaggctggagagatcagatctgggaccaggctggagagatcagatctgggaccaggctggagagatcagatctgggaccaggctggagagatcagatctgggaccaggctggagagatcagatctgggaccaggctggagagatcagatctgggaccaggctggagagatcagatctgggaccaggctggagagatcagatctgggaccaggctggagagatcagatctgggaccaggctggagagatcagatctgggaccaggctggagagatcagatctgggaccaggctggagagatcagatctgggaccaggctggagagatcagatctgggaccaggctggagagatcagatctgggaccaggctggcgAGAtcggatctgggaccaggctggcgAGAtcggatctgggaccaggctggcgAGAtcggatctgggaccaggctggcgAGAtcggatctgggaccaggctggcgAGAtcggatctgggaccaggctggcgAGAtcggatctgggaccaggctggcgAGAtcggatctgggaccaggctggcgAGAtcggatctgggaccaggctggcgAGAtcggatctgggaccaggctggcgAGAtcggatctgggaccaggctggcgAGAtcggatctgggaccaggctggcgAGAtcggatctgggaccaggctggcgAGAtcggatctgggaccaggctggcgAGAtcggatctgggaccaggctggcgAGAtcggatctgggaccaggctggcgAGAtcggatctgggaccaggctggcgAGAtcggatctgggaccaggctggcgAGAtcggatctgggaccaggctggcgAGAtcggatctgggaccaggctggcgAGAtcggatctgggaccaggctggcgAGAtcggatctgggaccaggctggcgAGAtcggatctgggaccaggctggcgAGAtcggatctgggaccaggctggcgAGAtcggatctgggaccaggctggcaGGAtcggatctgggaccaggctggcgAGAtcggatctgggaccaggctggcgAGATCAGatccaaggtgtctttatttagacggGGAGTCAATGCGGTGGTCTATACAGGcggtggtctatacagggggtgatctatacaggcggtggtctatacagggggtggtctatacagtctatacagggggtggtctatacagggggtggtctatacagggggtggtctatacagggggtggtctatacaggcggtggtctatacaggcggtggtctatacaggcggtggtctatacaggcggtggtctatacaggcggtggtctatacagtctatacagggggtggtctatacagtctatacaggcagtggtctatacagggggtggtctatacaggggtggtctatacagtctatacaggcagtggtctatacagggggtggtctatacaggcggtggtctatacagggggtggtctatacaggggtggtctatacaggggtggtctatacagtctatacaggcggtggtctatacaggcggtggtctatacaggcggtggtctatacaggcggtggtctatacaggcggtggtctatacagtctatacaggcggtggtctatacagggggtggtctatacagtctatacaggcggtggtctatacagtctatacaggcggtggtctatacaggcggtggtctatacagggggtggtctatacagggggtggtctatacagggggtggtctatacagggggtggtctatacagggggtggtctatacaggcGGTGGTCTATAGAGGGGGTGGTCTATAGAGGGGGTGGTCTATAGAGGGGGTGGTCTATAgagggggtggtctatacagggggtggtctatacagggggtggtctatacagggggtgATCTATACAGGGGGTGATCTATACAGGGGGTGATCTATACAGGGGGTGATCTATACAGGGGGTGatctatacagggggtggtctatacagggggtggtctatacagtctatacaggcggtggtctatacaggcgttggtctatacagtctatacaggcggtggtctatacaggcgttggtctatacagtctatacaggcggtggtctatacagggggtggtctatacagggggtggtctatacagggggtggtctatacagggggtggtctatacagggctggtctatagagggggtggtctatacaggcggtggtctatacagggggtggtctatacagggggtggtctatacaggcggtggtctatacaggcggtggtctatacaggcggtggtctatacaggcggtggtctatacaggcggtggtctatacagtctatacagggggtggtctatacagtctatacaggcagtggtctatacagggggtggtctatacaggggtggtctatacagtctatacaggcagtggtctatacagggggtggtctatacaggcggtggtctatacagggggtggtctatacaggggtggtctatacaggggtggtctatacagtctatacaggcggtggtctatacaggcggtggtctatacaggcggtggtctatacaggcggtggtctatacaggcggtggtctatacaggcggtggtctatacagtctatacaggcggtggtctatacagggggtggtctatacagtctatacaggcggtggtctatacagtctatacaggcggtggtctatacaggcggtggtctatacagggggtggtctatacagggggtggtctatacaggcggtggtctatacagggggtggtctatacagggggtggtctatacagggggtggtctatacagggggtggtctatagAGGGGGTGGTCTATAGAGGGGGTGGTCTATAGAGGGGGTGGTCTATAGAGGGGGTGGTCTATAgagggggtggtctatacagggggtggtctatacagggggtgATCTATACAGGGGGTGATCTATACAGGGGGTGatctatacagggggtggtctatacagggggtggtctatacagtctatacaggcggtggtctatacaggcgttggtctatacagtctatacaggcggtggtctatacagggggtggtctatacagggggtggtctatacagggggtggtctatacagggggtggtctatacagggctggtctatagagggggtggtctatacaggcggtggtctatacagggggtggtctatgCAGGCGCtggtctatacagggggtggtctatacagggggtggtctatacagggggtggtctatacagggggtggtctatacagcctccactcttctgggaaggctttccactagatgttggaacattgctgctataacagcctccactcttctgggaaggcttcccactagatgttggaacattgctgctgtaacagcctccactcttctgggaaggctttccactagatgatggaacattgctgctataacagcctccactcttctgggaaggctttccactagatgttggaacattgctgctgtaacagcctccactcttctgggaaggctttccactagatgatggaacattgctgctataacagcctccactcttctgggaaggctttccactagatgttggaacattgctgctgtaacagcctccattcttctgggaagactttccactagatgatggaacattgctgcagggacttgcttccattcagccacgagaacattagtgaggtcgggcactgatgttgtgcgattaggcctggctcgcagtcagcattccaattcattccaattcattccaaaggtattcgacggggttgaggtcaggactctgtgcaggccattcaagttcttccacaccgatctcgacaaaccatttctatatggaccttgCCTTGTGCACGGggctattgtcatgctgaaacaggaaatggcgttccccaaacttttgccacaaagttggaagcacagaatcgtctttaatgtcattgtatgctgtagcgttaagatttcccttcactggaactaaggggcccgaaccatgaaaaacagccccagaccattattcctcctccaccaaactttacagttggcactatgcattcggtcaggtagcgttcttctggcatctgccaaacccagattcatctgtcggactgccagatggtgaagcatgattcatcactccagagaaagcgtttccactgctccagagtccaatggcgacgagcttcacaccactccagccgacgcttggtattgagcatggtgatcttaggcttgtgtgcggctgctcggccacggaaacccatttcatgaagctcccgatgaacagttgtTGTGataatgttgcttccagaggcagtttggacctCGGTACTGAGTAGTGCTACCGAGGACACATtattacgcgcttcagcactcggcggtcctgttctatGAGCTTGTTTGGTCTACTACGTTGCGGTTGatccattgttgctcctagacgtttccggAGCAGGGCAGATATTTTACGAACTCacgtgttggaaaggtggcattctgtatcacgttgaaagtcactcgTCAGTGAGGCCGTTCTACAGcctggtcattttgcagggctctggcagtgcacctccttgcacaaaggcggaggtagcggtcctgctgctgggttgttgccctcctacggcctccttcacgtctcctgatgtactggcctgtctcctggtagcgcctccatgctctggacactacgctgacagacacagcaaaccttcttgccacagctcgcattgacgtgccatcctggatgagctgcactacctgagccacttgtgtgggttgtagactccgtctcatgctaccactagagtgagagcaccgccagcattcaaagtgaccaaaacatcagccaggaagcataggaactgagaagtggtctgtggtcaccacctgcagaatcactcctgttttggggggtgtcttgctaattgcctataatttccaccttttgtctattccatttgctcaacagcatgtgaaatttattgtcaatcagtgttgcttcctaagtggacagtttgatttcacagaagtgtgattgacttggagttacattgtgttgtttaagtgttccctttatttttttgagcagtgtatattagtctctgctgtaaccaatgAGCTTTATCTTGACATCTAGCAAGTTAACAAACCAAATGCCCTGAGCTGAACATAATTTATTTGACACGTCTTAGAGTTATTATATTAAACTTATAGTTATAAACAGTGATGTAGCACTCAGCCTGTCGAGGAGGAacctgtcagtaagcatttcattggacggtgtataccatacGACTAATTCAACTTGAAACTGTTGGTGCTCATTGGTCCATTTTTAGATGAAAATGCCCTACAGTCACAAGTAGTAGAATCTGTCGTGAGATAAATAGGGCTATTTTTACTGTCTGCTCAGTTTACAGCTTGTATTGACctttctctgtatttctctctctgtctgtctctctctctctctgtctctctctgtctctgtctctctctctctctctctctctctctctctctgtctctgtctctctctctctctctctctctctctctctctctcccctactctctctctctctctgtctctctctctctctctctgtctctctctctgtctctctctgtctctctctctctgtctctctctctctgtctctctctctctctctctctctctctgtctctctctctctgtctctctctctctgtctctctctctgtctctctctctctgtctctctctctctctctctgtctctctctgtctctctctctctctctctgtctctctctctctctctctctctgtctctctctgtctctgtctctctctctgtctctctctctctctctgtctctctctctctgtctctctgtctctctgtctctctgtctctctgtctctctgtctctctg encodes the following:
- the LOC129858927 gene encoding cytoplasmic protein NCK1-like isoform X2; translation: MNMANLFKHFFRIGKVKRKTGMRDTASNADADTCSDNGERLYDLNLPALVKFSYAAEREDELSLVKGTRVIVMEKCSDGWWRGGYQGRSGWFPSNYVTEDADGTAGGGGGDSLGDPVGSLTEKLAAVVHSASNGNRRLHTVQALYPFSSGNEEELNFEKGEVMEVVEKPDNDPEWWKCRKADGQLGLVPKNYVNVLPPQQDSTTQNASPGPAGPPTPDCDYISPATVGRFAGKPWYYGKVTRHQAEVALNQRGAEGDFLIRDSESSPNDFSISLKAQGKNKHFKVQLKDVVYCIGQRQFSSLEDLVDHYKKAPIFTSEQGDKLYLVKALAAS
- the LOC129858927 gene encoding cytoplasmic protein NCK1-like isoform X1; translated protein: MTEEVIVIAKFDYLAQQDQELDIKKNERLWLLDDSKSWWRVRNATNRTGFVPSNYVERKNSARKASIVKNLKDTLGIGKVKRKTGMRDTASNADADTCSDNGERLYDLNLPALVKFSYAAEREDELSLVKGTRVIVMEKCSDGWWRGGYQGRSGWFPSNYVTEDADGTAGGGGGDSLGDPVGSLTEKLAAVVHSASNGNRRLHTVQALYPFSSGNEEELNFEKGEVMEVVEKPDNDPEWWKCRKADGQLGLVPKNYVNVLPPQQDSTTQNASPGPAGPPTPDCDYISPATVGRFAGKPWYYGKVTRHQAEVALNQRGAEGDFLIRDSESSPNDFSISLKAQGKNKHFKVQLKDVVYCIGQRQFSSLEDLVDHYKKAPIFTSEQGDKLYLVKALAAS